TCATAAACGTCTCCAGCTATAATAACTAAATCAGCTCTATTATCCTCTACAATTGTAATAAAATCCTCTAAAAATTCAGCTTGCTCTTCCAATCTGCTCATGCCCTCTAGATTTTTTCCTAGATGCCAATCTCCAGTGTGAATTATCCTCATGATTACCTCCTGCTATAGTCGTTTACTTAATTCTTCCAAGCCTTTTTGTGTTATATATGTTCCTGCTCTGCCTTTTCCCGAATCTACAAAGCCTTGATTTTTTAAAAAGGTAAGTATTTTTTTTAGTTCAGCTTCTTTTATTGGTACATTTTCCTTTTCAGCCAAACGTATGAGCATATTTCTTCCTATAGACCCATGATTATTTATCGTCTCAAGAATAAATCTAGCTTTATCTACTTTACTATTTGACTGAGTACTATATATGCATTCTAGCTTAACTGACTGATTTTGCTTGTTTATTATATACTCTGGCAAGTCCTTATACTTAATTATATCATTACTGGAAATTGCTTTAGCATAATTTAAAATATTTATTAGCTCTCTTATATTTCCTCTATAATCATGATTTAGCAAAGTACCCTTTACACTATTATCTATTTTATATTCATTTCCTAAAAAATTTTCAGCTATTAATACAATGTCACTTTTTCTATCTCTAAGAGGTGGTAGATTAATCTGGCAAGTGTTGATTCTATAATACAAATCTGTTCTGAATTTATCCTCTAGTGAAAGCACTTCCAGATTTTTATTCGTAGCAACTATAAATCTTATATCTATATCCATAATACTAGACGATCCTAGAGCCATAATTTGTTTTTCTTGTAGTACTCTTAGTAGCTTTGTTTGAAGATGAATCGACATATCGCCTATCTCATCCAGAAAAACAGTCCCATGGTTAGCTTGAGCTAGCAAGCCTTTTTTTCCGCCTTTTAACGCTCCAGTAAAAGCTCCTTCTTCGTATCCAAACAATTCACTTTCAAGTAAATTCTCTGGCATAGCTGCCGAATTTATAGCAATAAAAGGCTGATTCTTTCTGTTTGACTCATTGTGAATAGATTGTGCCAGCATTTCTTTTCCTGTACCACTTTCCCCTATTAATAGTACAGTTAAATCCGTCTTTGCTATTTTTTTGCAAACCTCAATAGTTTTCTCCATCGAGTCAGATTTTGCGATTATATCATCAAAAGTATAATTAGCAACATGTCCTAGATTTCTAAGCTTACTCGATAAACTTTGCTCTAGCTGCTTTATATAAGTTAATTCTTGAAAAATATAATAATATCCATATGTAGAATTTAAATACGTCAGTGGCTTTTTGTTTATATTAAACACCTTTTTATCATTTTCAAATAAAGTATTATCTAAAACATCATCAGTTTGAAGCTTACTAATCCATTTTTGAGGGAGTAATTGCTTCATATTCCTATCACTAATTTCTTCAATATTAAATAACTCACAAAATTTTCTATTTGCATGTCTTATTTCTCCATTTTTATTTGTAATCAAAATACCATCGTTTGCTAATTCAAATAGAGTAGATAGCTCTTGTTTTTTTACAAATATTTCTCTGACCTTTTCTTTCATTCCTGAATATAAGCTTACGATTAATTCCAAATATTTCTTTAGTTCTATTATTATTTCATCATGATTTAGTGATAATTTTGAAATAATGACAAAAAAAGTTGATATATCTATATATCTATTACCTATATCAATAACTTCATCCAAATAGTATGGTACATGTCTTTTCTCTCCTGGTGTAATTGCAAGCTGCATGTTTTTATATTTTCCTTCTTTTTCATAAGGAATTAAATTAATGTGTGTAATCCCTAACTCAATTAATAGTTCAACTGTCTCTTTTGTAGTTTCATCATCGTCATTAACTACCAAAACATCAATCCCTGCAGGAATATTTAGCAATTCATGGTAAGCTGATAACATAATAGTCCTCTCAATAACAATTACATTATCCTTGCTCTTTATATGCTTTGATATATCTTTGAGCTTTTTATCAATCATTATAAGTATTAAATCATCCTCTATTACAAAATCATCCTTCAAGCTTTTAATATAATAGTTATTAATCTGTACATGATTTTTCAATACCATTTCAAGATTTTCTTTTAGGAACTTTCCTAACTCGCTGACTCCGTCAGTTACTATCCCAATACTTTTCATAATTCCCTCCATAGATAAACTTTGCTCATAATTTTATATTCTTTATAAATAGAATTATATAGGATAAATAGTATATTATGTTGTATTAATCCTATTTAATCCTATTATTTTTTCTTTTATATTATTCTTTTACTGTAGTATTATAATCGTAAATCAATATTCACTTTTAAAGAATACCTATATTTCAACGCTTATAAATTATTTTTATATAATATAATTATTATTTTAACAATTTGGCATCAATAATGCTTAATAGAACAATAAATTCTGAACTTTATAAATAATCACAAAAGGAGATGATTGACATGAACAAAAAATTTGGTTTTTGGTCTATAGTGTTATTGACCATCAACGGCATTATTGGTACAGGTATTTTCTTATCACCCGCAGGAGTTGTAAAAGTTGCAGGAACTTATACTCCTCTAGTTTATATTTTAGCTGGATTATTCGCTATTATATTAGCAATTACATTTGCTTCAGCCGCTAAGTATATTTCTAAAAATGGCTCTGGTTATGCATATTCAAAAGCAGCCTTTGGAAATGAAGTCGGTTACTATGTGGGTATCACTAGATTCGCAGCTGGCTCAATTGCTTGGGGTGTAATGGCGACTGCTGTAGTACGTACTACACTTGGAATCTTTGGTGGACCAGATGCCCAAACGCAAGGCAATATAACTCTTGGATTTTTAATACTTATGGGAATACTTTTAGCAATTGTATTTTCTGGATCTTACATAACAAAAATAGCCAGCAATATTTCTACTATAGGAAAAATAACTGCTTTATTAGTTGCAGTATTTGCTGGACTTGCAATATTTTTAAAAACTGGACAAAACAATTTTATGTCTATTAATCAAGCAGTGGATACTGCAGGTGAGCTTATCGTAAAACCAATGGATGCTTCAATCTTTGTAGGTGCAATTTTAGCTGCTTTTTATGCCTATACAGGCTTTGAATCAGTTGCATCTGCTGCTTCTGAAATGGAAGAACCAGAAAAAAATCTTCCAAAAGCAATTCCTTTAGCTATAGGAATAGTTGCTCTAATCTATGTAAGTGTAGTGAGTATAGCTATGATAATAAATCCTGAAGGCATACTAAATTCAACTGAACCTGTAATTTTAGCTTCTGCTTTTGTAAACCCACTCATCAAAAACATAATTATCTACGGAGCAGTTATATCTATGTTTGGTATCAATATAGCTGCAGCTTTCAGTACTCCAAGAATTTTTGAAGCTATGGCTGATGAGGGACAGCTACCTATGTTTCTTTCTAAAAAAACTAAGCAAGGAGTTCCCCTATTCGCTTTCCTAGTTACAGCATCAATGGCCATCGCAGTTCCTATGGCTTTCCAGTACAATATGCGTGGAATCATGATAATAAGCTCAGTATCTAGATTTATTCAATTTTTAGTAGTTCCTATGGCTGTAATAATGTTCTACTATGATAAAAATAAAGAACCAAAGATAGAAACAGCACAAAAAATGTTCTTTACAGATGTTGTAATTCCTATAATAGCTTTTGTAACATCAGCATTCTTACTTTACAAATTCTCATGGGCAGAGCAGTTTTCAATGGTAAACGATAACGGAGAAACTGTAACAAATACCTATGCTATATGGGCTATGATTATAGGATATGTAATCCTACCTATAGGAGTATACATTCCTTACAAAATGGGACTATACAAAGAAAAGAAGGTAGTTTCTAGCAGTAATAGAAGCGTTTCATAAAAGACTAAATTAATTTAAGCGAGGAGAAAAATTATGAGCAAACCTATTGTTGGTATATTTACAAATATAGAAATGGATAAAAATTATTTATTCCCAGGCTATCCACGCATAACTATAAATCAAGATTACTCTAGGTCAATAGAAGAAGCTGGTGGAGTTCCAATATTAATCCCTACTAGTCAATATTTTGAGAACTTAGAAAGACAAATCTCTATGTGTGATGGCTTACTATTTAGTGGAGGTCAAGACCTAAACCCAATTCTATATAATGAACAGCCCTGTGATAAGCTAGGAGACTTATCTCCTATGAGAGATAGCTTTGAATTCATGGCTTATGAAATAGCAAATAAACTTCAAAAATCTATATTTGGTATCTGTCGTGGAAGTCAGCTTACTAATGTTTTTCATGGAGGAAGTCTATATCAAGATAACAGCTTCCAAGGTACAGACCTAAAGCATATGAACTATGCTAACCCTGATATGCCAGTTCACGATATCATAATAAACGAAGATTCATTCTTATTTAAAGCAACAGGAAAATCTAAAATTTCAATCAATAGCTTCCATCATCAAGCTATCAAAAACTTGGCACCAGGATTTAAAATATCAGCAAGTGCCCCAGATGGAATAATTGAAGCAATCGAAAAAGAAGATGATAGTCAGTTTATCGCCGCTGTTCAGTGGCATCCAGAAATGATGAGCAGAACTAACGAAGATTCTCAAAAAATATTCAAATATTTTATAGACAAACTTAAAAAATAAGTTCAAAATATTTCTACAAAAAAAAGCTATAATCTCTTCTGTTCTATATGAGATTATAGCTTTTTTTATTCTAAAGCTTCACTTCAGAAAGCTCTTGCAAATATTTTTCATCTGTATACTCAGTTTTTAGTTTTCCAAGTAGCTCCCTTGCAGTATCTAGCTCTTTTTTAGCCTTTAGATAATATACCTGATTTAATTTTATATGTTTGCCTAGTAATGAGTGGTTCTGATATAAATCAAACTCTTTTTTATTATCCTCTACTATCTTTATAGCTTCCTTTGTCTCAGCTAATTTAAAATGATAGTATGCAAGATTGCTAAAATACACAACTCTGTTTATTCCTCTTAATCCTTTTTCTGGAATATTCTTTAGTGCTTCCTTTGCTTTTCTGTAGCTTTTCTTCACTGCATGTCCAGCAGAAATATTGATATAAATCAGTGACTTGTTATATAGATTCTTAGTAGTTTCAAGTAGTTTTGTATTTTCCTCTATATACTTGTCAGGATTATTTTCTGTTATTAGTATAGCCTGCAAAGAGTTAAGCTTCTTTTGGAATGCTTTTTGGGAGAGCCAGTTTATAAATAGTATTAAAAATATTGCCAAGATGATTATTTGTATAATGTAGTTCAAGGTGGTTCCTCCTGTCTGTTTATATGTTTTTGGATTTATCTTTAAACTTAAATTTCTTGCATATGTCTTTTTATATTAGACAATAATTAACTTTATTCTTTTTACTACCGATAAATTTATTTAACTTTTCAATTTTCAGTTATAAAATTTTAATTCTCGATTATCTACAAATATAATCATTAGATCTAAAAATTCTATTTAATAATTCTTCTTCCAAATTGTTCCATGAAACTAATGTTTCATCTATAGCTAAAAACTTTCTATTTTTAATTTCTATCTTTGTAGTATTGATTAAAAAATGGTCTGATCTCCTTATAAGTTTAATATTTTTACTAAAACTTATTCTTTTTAATATCTTATAAAGTTCTATCTCTAGTCTGTTTTTAAAATGGAGTTCATGAAGTGTCTCTGCATTCTTTAATAAATACATTGTGGTATACGTTATTAGTTCTACTCCATATTCTACTGTCTGAATAGGTCCAACCTTTTCAAAATCTTCTAACTCAAATCTTAAATATTCTTTTTCTGGATTCCCTTTAATTACTGGCAGTTCCTTGCATTCATTTCTTTTATATTTTCTAACATCTCTTATTTTAGCAAAATAATAAATACCAGCATCTTCTTTAAAAATATTTTTAGGTTGATAAAAAGCGATGTATTGTACACCTAATCTTACATTCGATAATTTAACTAACGGGATATGGAAAAAATGATTTTTTAAATATGAAGCAAGATGTTCTTTTGTCGGTACATTTACGACCATAACATTTGAATGTTTGAATTTAAGATTATCGTCATCCTCTTCATAAGTAGGAAGATTCGCTATTGACTCTATATATGACTCGTTAACAATCTTATTTATATGATTTTCAATCAAGGATGTAGACCCTGGCAACATAGGAAAAGCTCCTATATTAACTTTTTCAATACTTTTAAAATATTTATGCTTTTTGAATGATACTTCATCGCTATATGGAAACATAACATATGCACCAAATGTGTTATATTTAAATTGTAATTTTTCATCCAATTCACTTACTATTGCATCTCTATATCTATGCATCACATTTATATCTTCTTCCATGGGTCCCACAATGTTTTCTGAATCTATTTTTAACCTATACTTTGCATCAAATATATATATCCTATCATTTTTGTCTAAGTTTCTTAAGCAAAGTACAGTGTCTGGTCTCTGACTTGTTGTTGGTAGATAAGAATAGGTTCTGTTGTACCATAATTCTATATTTTTACCTGTAGAATTTGAATATGTAATTTTAGATGTTTTATTTGTTGTCAATGATAATGATATTCCATTGTCTGTAGTTTCTATAATTCCATTATGAACTGTGCTGAAACCCAATCTATTCAAAATGTTGTGTATTTTCAAGTAACACCATATTTCATAAAGATTCCAGATTTTTTTGGGTGTTATTTTATATAAACCTTCAGTAATATCAAGCCCTTTTTTTAACATCATAAAATTAAAAAATATTTCTCTATATCCTTGAGTCATCTTAAAAGATAGTGTTATGTTTTGTTTTACATTTACATCTGATATTTTACTAAAGAAGCCTTGTAGATGCTTATTTAAGTTGTTTTCTAATTTATTTAAAGCTTCATAATAATAGTTGTCAATTTTATAAATTAAACTAATATTCTGCTTAACACTTCTAATTCTATGAATAATCATTTTTATAATGTGCTTTACATACTGATTTTCATAAATATCATAGGTTATATCACTTTTCTTTTCAATAACCTTTAGAGGTAAATACTTATTGTGATTAATATTAATAATTCCTTTTTCATGAGGATACAACAAATGACTTTTCTTTCTTATATAATTTACTGTTGCTCTGGATATTACTTTTGATTTATTAGCTTGATGTATATTTTCACTTCTTACAATATCATGTTTTGGATGATTTTCTATGTATTCAAGTGCTTTATTGAAATTGTTATAAATCTGAATTAAAATCTCAGTAAATTCTACGCCTGTTTGATTGTTTACATCAACTAGATTAGCCCTTTGAAACGTTTTTCCTAAAAAATCGAACACTAATGAAGAAATTTCTTCATTTACTTCACTCAAAATTTCTTTATAATCTTTGACATAATCTAATTTTGAAGGAAAAATCTCTATAGTTAATTTCATTAATTCATTATCATTTGACAACACTTTAAAAGTCGTATAACCTATCTCTCCATTAAATACTATATTTCCATACAGATTATTTCCTACTTCAATGAATGACTCTCTTATTTCTTTATCTATATGGTAGATTCTAAATGAATCATTTGTTTTGGGTTCAAGTATAATTTGATAGTTTGAATCCTCAAAAAAACTGGGTCTCATGCTATTG
This region of Acetoanaerobium noterae genomic DNA includes:
- a CDS encoding DUF2357 domain-containing protein, which encodes MTALQHFGSNETLLLIENSMFKLYFVGKTRNRKFDIINTNNNIKGYLFIEYPYAQIVKTINVLGELEENSFNSMRPSFFEDSNYQIILEPKTNDSFRIYHIDKEIRESFIEVGNNLYGNIVFNGEIGYTTFKVLSNDNELMKLTIEIFPSKLDYVKDYKEILSEVNEEISSLVFDFLGKTFQRANLVDVNNQTGVEFTEILIQIYNNFNKALEYIENHPKHDIVRSENIHQANKSKVISRATVNYIRKKSHLLYPHEKGIININHNKYLPLKVIEKKSDITYDIYENQYVKHIIKMIIHRIRSVKQNISLIYKIDNYYYEALNKLENNLNKHLQGFFSKISDVNVKQNITLSFKMTQGYREIFFNFMMLKKGLDITEGLYKITPKKIWNLYEIWCYLKIHNILNRLGFSTVHNGIIETTDNGISLSLTTNKTSKITYSNSTGKNIELWYNRTYSYLPTTSQRPDTVLCLRNLDKNDRIYIFDAKYRLKIDSENIVGPMEEDINVMHRYRDAIVSELDEKLQFKYNTFGAYVMFPYSDEVSFKKHKYFKSIEKVNIGAFPMLPGSTSLIENHINKIVNESYIESIANLPTYEEDDDNLKFKHSNVMVVNVPTKEHLASYLKNHFFHIPLVKLSNVRLGVQYIAFYQPKNIFKEDAGIYYFAKIRDVRKYKRNECKELPVIKGNPEKEYLRFELEDFEKVGPIQTVEYGVELITYTTMYLLKNAETLHELHFKNRLEIELYKILKRISFSKNIKLIRRSDHFLINTTKIEIKNRKFLAIDETLVSWNNLEEELLNRIFRSNDYICR
- a CDS encoding APC family permease; amino-acid sequence: MNKKFGFWSIVLLTINGIIGTGIFLSPAGVVKVAGTYTPLVYILAGLFAIILAITFASAAKYISKNGSGYAYSKAAFGNEVGYYVGITRFAAGSIAWGVMATAVVRTTLGIFGGPDAQTQGNITLGFLILMGILLAIVFSGSYITKIASNISTIGKITALLVAVFAGLAIFLKTGQNNFMSINQAVDTAGELIVKPMDASIFVGAILAAFYAYTGFESVASAASEMEEPEKNLPKAIPLAIGIVALIYVSVVSIAMIINPEGILNSTEPVILASAFVNPLIKNIIIYGAVISMFGINIAAAFSTPRIFEAMADEGQLPMFLSKKTKQGVPLFAFLVTASMAIAVPMAFQYNMRGIMIISSVSRFIQFLVVPMAVIMFYYDKNKEPKIETAQKMFFTDVVIPIIAFVTSAFLLYKFSWAEQFSMVNDNGETVTNTYAIWAMIIGYVILPIGVYIPYKMGLYKEKKVVSSSNRSVS
- a CDS encoding gamma-glutamyl-gamma-aminobutyrate hydrolase family protein — translated: MSKPIVGIFTNIEMDKNYLFPGYPRITINQDYSRSIEEAGGVPILIPTSQYFENLERQISMCDGLLFSGGQDLNPILYNEQPCDKLGDLSPMRDSFEFMAYEIANKLQKSIFGICRGSQLTNVFHGGSLYQDNSFQGTDLKHMNYANPDMPVHDIIINEDSFLFKATGKSKISINSFHHQAIKNLAPGFKISASAPDGIIEAIEKEDDSQFIAAVQWHPEMMSRTNEDSQKIFKYFIDKLKK
- a CDS encoding sigma-54 interaction domain-containing protein; the protein is MKSIGIVTDGVSELGKFLKENLEMVLKNHVQINNYYIKSLKDDFVIEDDLILIMIDKKLKDISKHIKSKDNVIVIERTIMLSAYHELLNIPAGIDVLVVNDDDETTKETVELLIELGITHINLIPYEKEGKYKNMQLAITPGEKRHVPYYLDEVIDIGNRYIDISTFFVIISKLSLNHDEIIIELKKYLELIVSLYSGMKEKVREIFVKKQELSTLFELANDGILITNKNGEIRHANRKFCELFNIEEISDRNMKQLLPQKWISKLQTDDVLDNTLFENDKKVFNINKKPLTYLNSTYGYYYIFQELTYIKQLEQSLSSKLRNLGHVANYTFDDIIAKSDSMEKTIEVCKKIAKTDLTVLLIGESGTGKEMLAQSIHNESNRKNQPFIAINSAAMPENLLESELFGYEEGAFTGALKGGKKGLLAQANHGTVFLDEIGDMSIHLQTKLLRVLQEKQIMALGSSSIMDIDIRFIVATNKNLEVLSLEDKFRTDLYYRINTCQINLPPLRDRKSDIVLIAENFLGNEYKIDNSVKGTLLNHDYRGNIRELINILNYAKAISSNDIIKYKDLPEYIINKQNQSVKLECIYSTQSNSKVDKARFILETINNHGSIGRNMLIRLAEKENVPIKEAELKKILTFLKNQGFVDSGKGRAGTYITQKGLEELSKRL